Sequence from the Epinephelus moara isolate mb chromosome 19, YSFRI_EMoa_1.0, whole genome shotgun sequence genome:
CGGTTTCCACCCAGAGGGGTTAATGATGAGCTGATGTCTTTCCAGAGCAATGAACACCAGagacaacacagacacagtcacaGACATGCACTGGATGAATGGCACCAGCCGGCATAACAGTGACCCAAAAACCCAGTGGTCCATTAGTGTGTATATGACAGTGAAGGGGAGGCAGAAGACACACACCAGGATGTCAGAGAATGACAGGTTGCAGATGAAAATGCCGGTGACATTGACTTTTTCTCTGCGTCGGGCAATGATGCAGATGAGGCCGATGTTCCCCATCAGCCCCAACACCATTGTCATGCTGTACCACACGACCAGACACGCTGTGAGGAGGGAAGACATAGGGCACTGCTCATCGTGCCCAAGAACAGCGAGGTCTGAGAGTAGCTGTGTCGTATTCCCCAGCCACTCCTGCACAGAATCACGAGTAATTCTTCCCTCCTCCCATGGCAGGGAATGTGGAGAAGTGGAGCTGTTGAAGGGCAAAGGCAGAGCTGTCGCTGACGGAGAACGCTGGCTCTCGTTGCCACTCAGGGACATCTCACCAGGGCTTCAGTGTCACCAGCCCCCAGGATCAAACAGTCCATCCCCGCCCCCTTGAAACTTGCAtctgacacaaagagaaaggaagcacagacagagacagaaaaatacagtaatCAGTTGCCAAGCAATCACTCttatgggtcaaagtttctgttCATGTGATACTGATGTTCTGGGAGGAGCAGAGAGTGAGGGAAAGGTGAGAAATAGATCCGAGGGCTGAGGGGGAGTAAAGCTCAGGAAAGATGCTACGTGTGAGGACTTTTTCTATTTAAGTCACTGTGAGGAACTGCACAATTTAAACCTCACTGCTGAGGCATATTAATAAGCTGCTGTTAGGTTCAAGAAAGCATTATCATTAAAATATGCCCTTAGGTTCTATATTTAGCCGTGTTGGTTGCATGGAGGCTGTGATGGCAATGTCCGTTTGTCTGAACAGCTgtgtaaagggacagttcaccaccaaattaaaaatacacattttctcaCCTGTAGCGCTACTTATCGATCtatattgttttttgtgtgtgtgtgagcagctgagtgttggagatacctGCTGTAGAGAAGTCTGTCCTCTCTAGAATAcaatgcaactagatggcactcagcttgtggggctcaaagcacataaaaaaataatactgaaaaaccgaacagcaatgtgtctctttccagaaataatgACTAGATTcctcaggataatccacagaccttgttgtgagcaatttcatgtaggaactattttctttctaccaaactacacccaccaaccacaTCACCAGGCGGAAGGAGGCGTGCATcgactgctagctcacctagcaacactgagctagctaatgttgcAGCTCCGCTCAGgtccccaggaagtgtgccagaATTTGAAGCCTATTTGACATAGTGACCAAACTGTGTAACTTCCAGGTCCTTCACATTAGGAGTGTtccatatcatcttgttcacaaTAATACTGGTATCATTTCTAATATCATACAAAAAAATTCATATCGTCATACTAGCGATATTTctacttgttgacatattgacatcatactgaTACGCACAGCAACAAgaatggctgaaagcgaaattatgaAAGACTGCggggtggttccaaaaagaggagcagcttcagtgttGTGGAATTAACTGTGGTGTCATTAGGCCTGGGAGTCCTGAATGTTTTAGCCACAGCCTACTGACACTCTTTGAGCGAGTTACCACTCAGAGGGAACTCTGacagcacagtgtctctccctcctctctcgccgtgcgcacacaggagtcagtgtcgtcaagtgattttgtctttttttgtgtttttttgttctgtgttctgtgtaatttgtggaagattttattttgttgaactactAATATTGTACACATAATCTGAAACTCACTCTGAGTtgctgttgttcacaaactaaagacatgagagagaaagacatgTTTAGTTTTTACAGTTTACTTTACTATTTAAAGGCAAACTGTTAGGCTAACATGTAAAACGTTGTCACCTATTTTATTACTATTCTATGCTCTGAAAATTTTAATGGAATATGTATTTCTTTaatactaatttgtcatattgtcaagaatattgttataGCAAAAATAcattgaaatattgtgatattattttagggccatatcgcacCTTTCCCCCTActtcatgtgatgccattggtccaatttggttttgattttttttttagcatcacaaCCCCCATGAAATAATCCATTTTGCTATCacaatttgatccattcagcctaataacatttcaaaagtataGAAGAGCtgcataattaattaattttatccccattcaagttattGGAAGGCTGAACCAGAGGAAGCAGTTTTGGTTAGCCGCTCGGTCGATGAATTCTCTGGTGTGTTTGCTCCATGGGCCCATTGATGTGGAAGATGTGGGTAATTTAACACCAGGAAAGTCAatctttttggcttcatgcaccactgagcagctttcataggaatgacCAGGACCCTCCTCCAACATtgcatccagttctctttatacatccatggctaAGCCAAGAAGGACACCATGAAAGTTTACATTTCGTTGTTACAAACATAAGCTACTCGTACAGGAGAAGAAATTGATACGGCTGGCAGGtttagttcggtagaaagaaaatagttcctacatgaaactgctcgcaACAAATTCTGTTGATTATCTTGTGTGATGATGGttatgatttctagaaagagacattggtgttgagtttttcagatgtatgtTTCtgatgctttgagcaccacaagccgagtgccttCTAGTTCCAGTATATTAGAGAGAAGACAAACATCTCCGCCGCCGATATGTAACATAAAACAGTCTTTGATTTTGactgaactgttcctttaatggaTTGTCATAAAATCTTATTTTATCAGTTATTCATGGTTCCTGGTGGATGATTTGTTGTGACTTTGGCAAGCCCCTGATCTCTCCTTTAGTGCCATCATGaggtcaacattttaatttcatttcagtgtgtccactttggtttatgaccaaatagctacagaactaatgacattcgcatcagtgctgcagctgcacagagTAGGTCCAGATCTCGGTCTTAACAAGcattctttctcttcttctttacCCATCTTAAGATCTCTGTCTTGTCAGTTCTCCTCCCTCTAATCTGGTTTCCACACTGAACATGAAAgcaaaatgacaatgaaattACTATCCATATATCTGAGCACAGGCTTCTATTTTTCAAGCACACAATAACGTAGTAAGTGAAAGGGCATGACATTGTCAGGATCCTAAAAATGGACTGTAGCTGTCCCCCCTGAAACCTCTGCCATGTGCTGTGAAAACCAGCATCGCGAAGAAAATGAGCCTGTCATTTTCCATTAACGGTGCACACACTTTGCTATCAGTCACTTCACACTGCATCATTACTAACCTACTCTGTCAGTGTGTTGAGCGAGCTGCAGGCAGGGTGGCACAGCATTGATCATGCTTTGTTCAAAGAGAAAAGACAAGTGTAATGTCACCAGTAACCAGATGTAACAAACGGCTGTAACCAAGCAAAGGAACCGTAAACATCACcaggagaaaaaacaagaaatgtCTCATTAAAAGGGAAAAGTGAACCTCTAATGTTGCAGTGATGTGGCACTGTAAGATGCACATCCAGCAAgtaggtgtgtttttgtgattatTCCCTTTCCAGAGCAAATCCTCTGCAGGATAAGGAGCACTGTGACCTGGCACCGCTCTGTCCATCATATTCTTCTTTTCTCCCTCAGTGAAGTGTCTCCCATCTCTGAGGAAATAGTGCTCTCTGACAGTGAAATGAAACTGGCTGACTGTTATTTGCCTGGAAAAAGACTTATTCTCTTGTATATTTCTCAGAGAAATACTGTGCAGAATGCATTTTCATTGATTAACCTACATTATcgttctctctcttttttttctgcagtagcTTTTGATAAGACATTTGTCACACTGCACGACAGTGTAATTTATTCTCTTTCTGACAGAGATTCTCTGTAGCAATATCATGCCATGCACAATTGCATTTAATAAAAGTTCCTCGTAATGCatagtaaaaaatattttctggaAACTTTGTGGCTTCGTCTAGAATTTAATGGTCTGTACTTACAGTATGAGCCATGCTGGAGGGCGCGACAAAGAGGATTTGCTTGTAATGAAATAGACAATTATACTATAAATAAATGggtgtgaaaatggaaatgacATGGAGACAGCTTGCACATAGTGCCTGACAAACAAAGAGAAAGCCAAACCTCTAAATTCCCCCCTGTGCAGTCACACATTAAAATCTATTCACGTAAAATGTGTATCATAAAAGATGCTTCCTTTATCACAAGCGtgctttaaaataatatttttattgcagatTTTTAACAAGACTATCAGTGAATATACCACTTACTGGTATCCATGGCTGAATTCATTTTGCACACAGTCAGCCAGTGGGACTATTCAGAATCAATTTTCTCTCCTGCTGCATTTGGAGGAGCAGAATAAGAGGAGCTGTGCTCAACCTGAGATGATGACCCGAGCCTCATTATTCTCTGCAAGTAGTGTCAAGGTTTGTGGGTGATATACCTCCCAagattatcattatcatcattattatcactatgAGTACTAAGAGATGGGATGTCCTCTTGATACATCAATGCATGTACATGTTTTTTCCCTGGTttcctgatgtttgttttttccagttttcccgAGGAAATTGGATGCACGTTCACAGAAATGCCTTCTGTAGACTGCTGTTGATCCAATgcattatttaaaaacatttgcaaTTGTAGATACAGTATATCTGAATATCTGTGGACACTAAGCTACAAGCTGAGTGTGAAGAGACAACACAACATTAATTTTACAACTGATTAACTAAAGAAAGACTTTCCCTGACAAAGATAATTATATTGTGTTATAGATCATTATTATGTGTAAGAAATAAAGCACTCACATGGTGGGTTGGTTGAGCCAAGAGTCCCTTTGATGCCAAGACGACAGAGGAAACGACGCTCTGAACAGGTGTGAATCCACAGAGATGAGAGTTGGAGCAGGAGCTGAACATCACAACCGCCAGAGTGTTTTCAGAGACAGCGGGCGAGGGGAGAACCGCTATTATTGGGCTGTTAGAGCCCTTTGGGTGCCAGAGACCCTCTGAGCACTGAGctctgctgtcacactgtggtGGTTTTATTCAATTACATCCTAAAATGACACCTGCTgttacagagacacaaagcaggCAAGAAGAGACAGAGCTGGAGCAGGTTTTTAGGTTTTATCTTTATTGCCGGTGAACTTAAAAGGTGAAAAGCAAGACAAGAGAGCATGgttgatgtgtctgtgtttactgGTAAGTTACTGTATGCACACACCATAAAGCTGTTgatatatgaaaaataaagtattgcCAGTTTGGACTTCAGTCGTCCCTAAGATGTAGAGGTCACTTTATAGCACATTTAGAGAGGGTTACACTCTTGTGTTTTGTCGGACTTCTTCACCACCTTGGCAGAGCAGGCCTTcttatccaccaccagctcaCACTCCTCAGGAATGTCAACTGTGTTTGCACCAGGGATcctgagagacaaagacaaagattattattaagatgaaaagaaaaggcaaaCAATCATATTAAAATGGTTTAACACAAGTTAGGGACTGTACACAAATTATTAGAGATGGGAGGGGGGCAGTGGTGTAGAGTGCGGCTTGGACCACATGTCTCTGTCTGAAACATGCATCCTAGTTTTTTCACACTATtgttgttaccatggttacagctTGTTTGTGTACCGTGACTAAACATGTGGCACCTTGTAAATGAACGTCAAGAggcattgttttaaatgtgcttgtGTAGGTAGGTTGTTTTGAAACACACATtacactacacacacatttcGCATTAACATCAACATCATCAGCAGTtacaaataatacattttgagTCTCACTATTGGAGTGTTCATCTCTCCACAAACTCTTGTTGCACTGTAACCACCGTTAACTGAATTATTTATATAATCCAATTATCCAGGAGCTATCATGGACGGAGGTGATAGCATTGCCATCCTCCTCTGCTCAATCCGTCTTCCAGCAATGCTAAAGTTCTCTTCACTGCTGCTGGAAAGGCCAGGTTATGTAACATAATGACACCTTTTGCTTGACGTCCTccactgttagctagctaacatgaacatacataaatatttatcacctgaaatactgtaaataacaaaacaacCCCCAGCCCTGGCAGAGACGTGGCCCAGCTTCCCAGGCTTAACCTGACCTGAACATCATTGTTAATATTTATCTGAATCTGCCCCGACCAGTCAGGTCCTGTCGGGCTCAGGTCAGGTTTTTACATTCTACAGTGGTGTAGTGCTACCGGAGTGCATCCAAATAACACTCCACCATTTTAGAGCTTGAAAATCCAATCATTTTCTAAAGTGTATGTCTTGAAAGagatccaaaaaaaaacaataggaTGGTCAAGTTATATtaacatttaaggtgtgttgattgattcacaacatcaactcatgcattgagtaacaaacaagaaaataatcCACCTTAACTGGTAGCTGTCGGTAGCTTTTGAGTCAGAGAgtgaattaaaatatgttttcttagTCTATACCTAAATGTAAGATAGTAAAGATGAAAAGGCAACTAACTTTTCTGGAACAGTCAGTCAAACAACGATAAAACCAGGCCTAAACCCACCTCGGGGTTATGTAAACTCGCCAAAGGAACAGTTACATAACCTTTGAAACAAgccacatgcatgcacataatAGGTGCTCTTGGCTAAAAGGAGGGGAGTCTTCATGTTGTGTGATAGCAGGGCATGGTATTTCAttattctttttcatttcagacTTCCTTTGAAACAGATCGGTCATAGAGGTGCACTATCCAACAATACTGTCTCTTTATCAGAGCTTTATTTTTAATCAAGTGTGACCCAGATGTCAATTTGGTGAAACACAAAATACACGTAAATCTTTTCAGTTTAATCATAATCGATATATGATGGACAAGATTCAGCCCCCTCCCTACCCCAGTAATTTTCGTAATAGAGCactattttgaaaaaataagcTGTGATGTAATAAATCAATGCATGAAAGTCTTACTTGCTACAGCAGCTCATGCCATCCTCCGTACAAGAGCACGCCATGCAGTCTCTGTCCCATTCAGAGCCAATCCCATGCTGCTTTCCATCCCTGTCCACACAGCCTACatgtaaagaaataaaaccacagttCAGTCACTGATCAAGCTCTGATAAATTTGTAATCACAAGTGTATCAATGGGTGCATAGGTGTGGTTTCGATGACTTTTAGGTCTCACCTTTTGGAGGGTTATTCGGATCTTTCAGCTCTAACATCTCAAAGAAGCAGGAAGAGTGGCACAGGACTACCAGTCCCAGCAGACAAATGAACACATGGAGAGAAGGCTGGAGGAGTACAGGAAAGCCATCTGTAAACATGCTGCACTCTTTTATAGTCTACGTGGTGTCGTTATGCACTCATTTATCACCCTTTTAAGATCTCCTAAACACTGAAAGGAGATGGGTGGCTTTTATTTATGCCTTGTAATGGTCACACAAACAGCTAATCCATTCAAATGAAAGAGACTAAAAGCcctttaagaaagaaaaaacgtTTCACTGTCAGTATCAGAAGGTTTTAGCATTGAACTTATTTGCATGTAATGATTTGTCATCTTTCCATATGATCCAGTCTTATACAAAAGGGTtcttttatgtattcatttaaatgcaaaagACGTTTTACTTGCAACATACAGTTGGTAAAAATAGaatttaagtaatttattcTGCAGATGATAGATTTGTAAGGATTCACAGTTTGCATTAAGCAAAAATAATGAGTCTCTTAAACCACGTATAATTATATACCTTATCTGCAGTATTTACATTTTGTGTTATAACCTTAATCATTATGTGAATTAATTATTTGCTAATGTACCAGTTCTGTCTTTGGTTTTATACACTGATTCATGTTTTAATACCAGTAATTTTCTTATAAACCTATAACAAAAACCTTTTTTCCCAAGTTACTACATGTTCATAGTTTCTCTAATTAAAAAGTGTAACGTACGTACCATCTTCAGATGTGATGTGACCCAGTCAACAGGAAGCTGATCTGTGTAAGGACTCTCCAATGGAGGCTTTATATCAAGGTGTGCCTCCCTGCATATCAGTATTGATAATATTTGAACAGTGATGTGACTTTtatcaaatatttgttttaaggTGGGGAAGAAAAGCAAGTAGGTTGTGTTGATATTGAAGGCACACCCCTCTAAATCATGATAATTTTACCCATGACTGATACtgaaagttcttttttttttttactaactcACAATAATCTGGATTTCTAGTAATATTTGTAATTGACTTTATTcaacaaatgcaaaaagaaacATATTAGTAATAAAATCAGCCAAGGAAACAGTCAGTCAGAatataaaaaacagttttcctgTAAACGTTTATTGCTGAGccaaaaggcagagagagattaCTTGCATTGCAAATAAAGCCATAAATTGTAAACAATTATTTAAAAGATATAGTTTGGATCAACCATGACGAAGTAAACAATATACTTTTGAAGCATTGTTATCCAAACAGCCAGTttttgtactgtgcaacagagAAAAATTCTGGACAATAAAGCTTTAACAAAATCCACCTCCATTCACTTCTATACTTGTTGCATGAttaaaaatctgttaaaaaaaacaaacaaacaaacaaacaaacataaaacactaTCAAATTAGGACAAAGAAATAATTATAGTGAGGGCTGATTGGCAACACTGAACATTACAATAAATGTTGAGATATTTGGTTTAACTGTGAATGTAGTGGTGAGattataaaacacaacaaagctgTAGAGTTCAATTtataaagtgtaaataaaaaacaaacggTGACTGAAACAGAACTCTGTCAGTAGAGAACAGGAAGTGTTTTTCCTGTTGCACATCAAAAGAAACTTTGGTAGCAGGTACCAAACAGGTGTCAAATCTCtttgcagcaaaacaatatatAAACTGTGCCCATGACGACTCCCAAAACTACAGTATGAACCTGCATACAGCCTCATCAGTTTCCTACTGTAGACCCGAACACCTTGTGAACCTTAAACATCCCCAATGTGGAACATGAACGATCAAAGTGACAATCAAAGGCAAATAAATCTCCGAGAAAACTATTCGTACCTGCAGCCCTATAATGAACcgcatttctttgttttatattgaGCTGTGcaattaaatttaaagaaatgggaaatacacttattcgctctctcatctaactcttacATGGAAACATTCTCAAGTCTGTGTGCTAAATATGATTTTATCGCCAGcagctgattagcttagcttagcataaaaacagcaaacagagggaaacagctagccaggCTTtgtccaaagaaaaaaaaactcccccTTTTGTacaaatgaaatacaaataaacCTGAGGTTACATGCTTAAACAAAAGTTAATCACTGAGCTTTTGAGATGCTGGTACTGTCAGTAAATGTTTTACCTTCAAAAagagccatgctagctgtttccccccagTTACCAGTCTTTACGATAAGCTAAGGTAATTATCTGCTCGCTGTGGCTTCATATCAtagagtttggcattttggttgtcactatcttttttatttttttggagccaaaagtgaacATGTTGGTACtagaaggtggagctgtggtggAGCAAGggctggatctgactgagaattCAAGGACACTGCTATGGCAGCAAAGTATCGTAGCCTCGCCCGAATGGGACCATAacttacaaaacaaacatcatgcTGTACTTGAAACTAACCTTTGAGACCAAAGACTCATCAGGAGAATGTTTACGGAGGTAATACAACAAGTGAAGTAGGCTCATTTTCCTGTCGACTTGTATGCAATCAGActtttttgcaaccagtggagtcgccctctagtggccattagaaagaacaCAAGTTTAAGGCACTTCCTCTTTGGCTTCACCCTTCAGACCCAGATATAACCCCTTGtttcatatttaacagacatAGATGAGAGTGGGAACAATCTTTACATCTAActttcagcaagaaagcaaataactatatttcaaaataaaaatcctccATTTGTACAAATGAGGGAAAAAACCTCCCACGTAATGAACTTATAACCTCTGAAAGATAAGAAGCAGCATCTCAGGTAAAAGTTTCTCATTCAGGCTTTAATATTACAGTCCATGCACATTGCAGCTGCAGATCTTAGAAAGCGTACTCTATCCAATCAGAGTTTTCATGAAGGCAGGTTTGTTGAAGGGCCAGTGATACTGGTTGGGGACAGGTCCATTCACATTGCACTCAAAGAAGGAGAACATGGGGAACCAAATGCGCGCCCTCCGACTATGCTGGTAGGCACGAGTGTTGGCTAAGGTGTGGTAGTAGAGGAAGAGGCGAGTGGTGATGTAGAAGGCGATGAAAACGTCGATGGAGTAGTGCTCATGAGCCGCCAGGATAAAGAAGATCCCGAACAGGTTTAACACCCAGGAGATGGTGTGAATGAGATTCCAGGATCGTGGAGTGTCTGCATTTGAAGAGatcattaaataaaatacatagatttctttcttttttttccctattGTGAACAAAtaccatgaaaagaccaaaaccaacttAGTACAATTAAAGTGCCCAACATATTCAGAGCCCGATACAGTTTATTtctcagagacacagagctccAATGTCGatcaaaaacacatcagtgagccacctTGTTGAAATGGacgacatgttccttcattacaaTGAACATGTTTAGTTTGAGTTGATTGTCCTGTGGCTGAAAATACTCCTTAGTATGCCAAATGTGTGTTAATCCGCATtagaaaatagtccccaacaaatacaaaattcactcctgtttgagtaacatttgctGAAAACTACAATGCCCAGCTGTTGATGGAAATAACttgaaactagaattactgctttgcagttgtatgcctccgcaaaCAAGTCAAGTTGACCTTACAATTTACACTCATGTCTGTGGATGTTTTACCACATCTTAAAATAAATAGTGACACTCACATTCAGTCACAAAGAAGTTGAGCATTGTGATGACAACAGTGTGTCCACTGAACATGTAGTCTCCACATGTTTGGACACCGGTCAGAGTCATCCCAAACCCACTCCAGATCAGTAGCGCCCTTTGTATCTTTCCCCACGTATCACCGTATGACTGAGGAAGAAAAACACCAGTTATATCAGTCATGCTGTGTGAaactcagcagcagctgttcGGCGCTTATCATAGTGGGAATGCTGAGTCAAGAATAAACTGTAACACTGCCAATGGCAACAAGAATTACTGGCCACAGCAGAACAAACTTTATCTAATCTGCATATAATCTCATGAGCGCTTCCCACCTTACTGGCACACTTCAGGTGCTGCCCAGGCACAGAGAGCGAGGTGACAAACATGGTGCAACAACGAAGCAAAAACACAGTTCCCATCAAAGAACACAGCCGTCTGAAGAGAATGGACCTGAAATAGAGACATTCATAATTCATTCCTTGGTCAATAtctttatatttgcatttttaacaCCTCGTGTTTTCGTGGTGATGTGCTCTATTTGCACGTTACTAGAACACAGTGTGTCAGTGAGCTGGAACAGTGGATTACCTGTGTTTGTGGAGGAGCAGGATCAACAGGAACATGTAACACAGGATGAGGCCACAGGCTTCAGCCAT
This genomic interval carries:
- the si:ch73-288o11.4 gene encoding beta-microseminoprotein; this encodes MPSLHVFICLLGLVVLCHSSCFFEMLELKDPNNPPKGCVDRDGKQHGIGSEWDRDCMACSCTEDGMSCCSKIPGANTVDIPEECELVVDKKACSAKVVKKSDKTQECNPL